The Skermanella pratensis genome has a window encoding:
- a CDS encoding SDR family oxidoreductase, which yields MAGILVVTGGSRGIGAATVRLAARAGWDVCVNYLRDQAKAEAVAGDARAHGVRAITVQGDMAREPDVMRLFAAVDDQLGPLTGLVNNAGITGPAGKLLDLTAETVESVMAINVVGPFLCAREAARRMAKSRGGRGGTIVNVSSRAAALGSPNEFVHYAASKGAVDSLTIGLSKELGPEGIRVNAVNPGLIDTEIHDASGIPGRLGRLVGGVPEGRVGAAEEVAQAIVWLLSEQSSYVCGALVPVSGGR from the coding sequence ATGGCTGGAATTCTCGTCGTGACCGGCGGCAGCCGCGGCATCGGCGCCGCGACGGTCCGCCTCGCGGCCCGGGCGGGCTGGGATGTCTGCGTCAACTACCTGCGCGACCAGGCCAAGGCCGAGGCGGTCGCCGGCGACGCCCGCGCCCACGGGGTCCGGGCCATCACCGTGCAGGGCGACATGGCGCGCGAGCCGGACGTGATGCGCCTGTTCGCCGCCGTCGACGACCAGCTCGGCCCGCTGACCGGGCTGGTCAACAATGCCGGCATCACCGGCCCTGCGGGCAAGCTGCTCGACCTGACCGCCGAGACGGTCGAGAGCGTGATGGCGATCAACGTCGTCGGCCCGTTCCTGTGCGCCCGCGAGGCGGCGCGGCGCATGGCGAAGAGCCGCGGCGGCCGGGGCGGCACGATCGTCAACGTGTCGTCCCGCGCGGCGGCGCTGGGCTCCCCCAACGAGTTCGTCCACTACGCCGCCAGCAAGGGCGCCGTGGACAGCCTGACCATCGGCCTGTCGAAGGAGCTGGGTCCCGAAGGCATCCGGGTGAACGCCGTCAATCCCGGCCTGATCGACACGGAGATCCACGACGCCAGCGGCATCCCCGGCCGGCTCGGGCGGCTGGTCGGCGGCGTCCCCGAGGGGCGCGTCGGCGCCGCCGAGGAGGTGGCGCAGGCGATCGTCTGGCTCCTGTCGGAGCAGTCGTCCTATGTCTGCGGCGCGCTGGTGCCGGTTTCGGGCGGCCGATAA
- a CDS encoding DUF2336 domain-containing protein — MTATSVNCALSYADVQRLLADPSPEARIATVSKLVSDLEGGELAGPEKAIATDILHRLAMDAEAAVREAVAWQIHNSPLLTDSLATRLARDIGRVAFPVLRNAPCLTDDLLLQVIADRDAEKQLAVAGRPEVSSRVADAIVETDNVTVIVRLLRNDGATIRDATLHRTLDRYGMLGAVNEAMAGRSGLSLAVIEKLIAYVSEEIRSRLVERHRLSPVLVAEIVGRGREAVTMLLLKPLADSTADLEVMVRHLDRDGRLSPSLMLRALCAGELDLFTIGLGVRAGVPVETARLLVWDDGPLGLRAIFEKAGFPQALLPPFRTAIEVVKRMDYGGRDAGREDYQVAVLARVFEECGAVEERMVDDLLLQLFDQKSDEVIERAMERAGMPFHPVRAAR; from the coding sequence ATGACCGCCACTTCCGTCAACTGCGCGCTGAGCTATGCCGACGTCCAGCGCCTGCTGGCCGATCCGTCGCCCGAGGCGCGGATCGCGACCGTGTCGAAGCTGGTCTCCGACCTGGAAGGCGGTGAGCTCGCCGGACCCGAGAAAGCCATCGCGACCGACATCCTGCACCGGCTGGCGATGGACGCCGAGGCCGCCGTCCGCGAGGCGGTGGCCTGGCAGATCCACAACAGCCCCCTGCTGACCGACTCGCTTGCGACCCGCCTGGCGCGCGATATCGGGCGGGTCGCGTTCCCGGTCCTGCGCAACGCTCCCTGCCTGACCGACGATCTCCTGCTCCAGGTCATCGCCGACCGGGACGCCGAGAAGCAGCTGGCGGTCGCCGGGCGCCCGGAAGTGTCCTCGCGGGTCGCCGACGCCATCGTGGAAACCGACAACGTCACGGTGATCGTCCGCCTGCTGCGCAACGACGGCGCGACGATCCGCGATGCGACGCTGCACAGGACCCTGGACCGCTACGGCATGCTGGGCGCCGTCAACGAGGCGATGGCGGGGCGCTCCGGGTTGTCCCTGGCGGTGATCGAGAAGCTGATCGCCTATGTCTCCGAGGAGATCCGCAGCCGACTCGTGGAGCGGCATCGACTGTCCCCCGTGCTTGTCGCGGAGATCGTCGGGCGCGGGCGCGAGGCCGTGACCATGCTGCTGCTGAAGCCGCTCGCCGACAGTACGGCCGACCTGGAAGTGATGGTCCGCCATCTCGACCGCGACGGGCGCCTGAGCCCGTCTCTGATGCTGCGGGCTCTGTGCGCCGGTGAACTGGATCTCTTCACCATCGGCCTCGGCGTGCGGGCCGGCGTCCCGGTCGAGACCGCGCGCCTGCTGGTCTGGGACGACGGTCCGCTGGGCCTTCGGGCGATCTTCGAGAAGGCCGGGTTTCCGCAGGCGCTGTTGCCGCCCTTCCGCACCGCGATCGAGGTGGTCAAGCGGATGGACTATGGCGGGCGCGACGCCGGACGGGAGGACTATCAGGTCGCCGTGCTGGCGCGCGTCTTCGAGGAGTGCGGCGCCGTCGAGGAGCGGATGGTCGACGACCTGCTGTTGCAGCTTTTCGACCAGAAGTCGGACGAGGTGATCGAGCGGGCGATGGAGCGGGCGGGAATGCCGTTCCATCCGGTCCGCGCCGCCCGCTGA
- a CDS encoding gamma-glutamylcyclotransferase, whose product MLDDVRHRRLSASGTIAVFMPLSDQSTPVPLTREELLDHDRRRRMMEAYPWMKTWTDEELDRSLERTLKSRPADGTGRGGVWVFAYGSLIWNPTFAFVERRTARIRGYHRRFCLRADMGRGTLERPGLFLGLDRGGQCAGVAFRIAEEQAAHELTLLWRREMITGAYVPRWLKAETEEGPVHAIAMTINRNYSRYVGDWTHAETVKAIAMAEGRFGRCSDYLFNTVEHLAELGLRDRMLERFAAEVRRFLAS is encoded by the coding sequence ATGCTTGACGATGTTCGGCATCGCCGCCTTTCCGCTTCCGGTACGATTGCTGTTTTCATGCCCCTTTCCGACCAGTCGACGCCCGTCCCGCTGACCCGCGAGGAACTTCTCGACCACGACCGCCGCCGCAGGATGATGGAGGCGTATCCGTGGATGAAGACCTGGACCGACGAGGAGCTGGACCGCTCGCTGGAGCGGACCCTGAAGTCCCGGCCGGCGGACGGCACGGGCAGGGGGGGCGTCTGGGTTTTCGCCTATGGCAGCCTGATCTGGAACCCGACCTTCGCCTTCGTCGAGCGGCGCACGGCCCGGATCCGCGGCTATCACCGACGTTTCTGCCTCCGCGCCGACATGGGGCGGGGAACGCTTGAGCGGCCCGGCCTGTTTCTCGGCCTGGATCGCGGCGGCCAATGCGCCGGCGTCGCTTTCCGCATAGCGGAAGAGCAGGCCGCGCATGAGTTGACGCTGCTCTGGCGGCGTGAAATGATTACCGGAGCCTATGTTCCGCGATGGCTGAAGGCCGAAACCGAAGAGGGACCCGTTCACGCCATCGCGATGACGATCAACCGTAATTACTCCCGCTATGTAGGTGACTGGACCCATGCGGAGACAGTCAAGGCCATAGCGATGGCGGAAGGACGGTTCGGCCGTTGCTCGGACTACTTGTTCAATACGGTCGAGCATTTGGCGGAATTGGGGTTGCGCGATCGCATGCTGGAACGTTTTGCCGCAGAGGTACGCCGATTTCTTGCCAGCTAG
- a CDS encoding aldehyde dehydrogenase family protein, with protein sequence MTINRNFIAGSWVESTDVIRNINPSNTDDVVGEYASATAEQVEQAVAAARAAFPAWSRSPIQNRADMLEKIGNEILERRDELGRLLAREEGKPLADGVGEATRAGHIFKFFGGEVLRLQGEKVASTRPGVEIEITREPIGVVGLITPWNFPIAIPAWKIAPALAYGNCVVLKPAELTPGCAWALADIIARAGIPEGVFNLVMGSGSRIGSALIGGVDALSFTGSVPTGRKVAAQAVERMIKFQLEMGGKNPLVVLDDADLDTAVSIAVNGAYFQTGQRCTASSRMVVTQGIHDRFVDAVAERISKLTVGDALKPETQMGPAVDQRQLDQNLKYVAIGQEEGARKVFGGDRLNRETPGFYMSPCLFTETTNDMRVNREEIFGPVGTVIRVKDYEEALHVANDTQFGLSAGIATTSLKHANHFRANSQAGMVMVNLPTAGVDYHVPFGGRKASSYGPREQGRYAAEFYTTVKTSYILP encoded by the coding sequence ATGACGATCAACAGGAATTTCATCGCGGGTAGCTGGGTCGAAAGCACCGACGTCATCCGCAACATCAATCCGTCCAACACCGACGACGTGGTCGGGGAATACGCCTCCGCGACGGCGGAGCAGGTCGAGCAGGCGGTCGCGGCCGCCAGGGCCGCCTTCCCGGCCTGGTCCCGGTCGCCGATCCAGAACCGCGCCGACATGCTGGAGAAGATCGGCAACGAGATCCTGGAGCGCCGCGACGAGCTGGGCCGCCTGCTCGCCCGCGAGGAAGGCAAGCCGCTGGCCGACGGCGTCGGCGAGGCGACCCGCGCCGGCCATATCTTCAAGTTCTTCGGCGGCGAGGTCCTGCGCCTCCAGGGCGAGAAAGTGGCCTCGACCCGCCCCGGCGTGGAGATCGAGATCACCCGCGAGCCGATCGGCGTGGTCGGGCTGATCACGCCCTGGAACTTCCCGATCGCGATTCCCGCCTGGAAGATCGCCCCGGCCCTGGCCTACGGCAATTGCGTGGTCCTGAAGCCGGCGGAGCTGACCCCCGGCTGCGCCTGGGCGCTGGCCGACATCATCGCGCGGGCCGGAATCCCGGAGGGCGTCTTCAACCTGGTCATGGGTTCGGGCTCCAGGATCGGCTCCGCGCTGATCGGCGGCGTGGACGCGCTGAGCTTCACCGGATCGGTGCCGACCGGCCGCAAGGTCGCCGCCCAGGCGGTCGAGCGCATGATCAAGTTCCAGCTCGAGATGGGCGGCAAGAACCCGCTGGTCGTGCTCGACGACGCCGACCTCGACACCGCCGTCTCCATCGCGGTCAACGGCGCCTATTTCCAGACCGGCCAGCGCTGCACGGCGTCGTCCCGCATGGTCGTCACCCAGGGCATCCACGACCGGTTCGTCGACGCCGTCGCCGAGCGGATCTCCAAGCTGACGGTGGGCGACGCGCTGAAGCCGGAGACCCAGATGGGTCCCGCGGTCGATCAGCGCCAGCTCGACCAGAACCTGAAATACGTCGCGATCGGCCAGGAGGAAGGTGCCCGCAAGGTATTCGGCGGCGACCGCCTGAACCGAGAAACGCCGGGCTTCTACATGTCGCCCTGCCTGTTCACCGAGACGACCAACGACATGCGGGTCAACCGGGAGGAGATTTTCGGGCCGGTCGGCACGGTGATCCGGGTGAAGGACTACGAGGAGGCGCTGCATGTCGCCAACGACACCCAGTTCGGCCTGTCGGCCGGCATCGCCACCACCTCGCTGAAGCACGCCAACCATTTCCGCGCCAATTCCCAGGCCGGCATGGTGATGGTCAACCTGCCGACCGCGGGCGTCGACTACCACGTGCCGTTCGGCGGCCGGAAGGCGTCCAGCTACGGTCCGCGCGAGCAGGGCCGCTACGCGGCGGAGTTCTACACCACGGTGAAGACGAGCTACATCCTGCCCTGA
- a CDS encoding cation:proton antiporter, with the protein MNDLILFILVISALLVVASVLQPLADRLRLPHSVLLAAIGVAIAAAAVTLVPGREPRMIGEAAAAIAEMSFSSSTYILVFLPALLFQAALTIDVRRMMEDAAPILLLAVVAVFVATAVIGLALWPLAGVPLVVCLMLGSIVATTDPAAVIAIFRDIGAPARLVRLVEGESLLNDAAAIAIFYVLLEMIVSGDEPDLLMGAWDLALDLGGGTVLGIFGARLAVAVIPLLRGRRTAEVTLTLALPYLIYVTGDHFLGVSGVVAVAVAGLVFGAGSRSRLSPSGWAYLDAVWEQVAFLAGSLVFILAALMVPKLLVGVSAHDGFLLLVMVAAALVARAVVLFLLLPPLTLLKLSAKISNSYKLVLTWGGLRGAVTLALALSVTEARGIEGEEQRLVTVLATGFVLFTLFVNGTTLRTVIKLLGLNRLSPLNQALRTQVLALSLAEVRDSVQETAQEYEFAPTVARAIQKPYDARIAEVTSGGSLEERISDRDRITLGLISLANRERQLVLEHHGLQTVSSDIIEALLRNAGEIYDGARTGGRIGYNRAARKILRLPRAFRFAYSLHRWTGVERPLARQVSKRFDKFLVRRLVLEELIRFNSRSLKPLLGDRVAELLGEVLGGRMEASSKALDALELQYPEYAEALSQRFLRKFALRREMARYESLFHDGLIGQELFEDLRRGVEVRRREADRRPKLDLRLDKVALIAQVPLFNGLEPKDMARLAKILRSRLALPDQTFIRAGDRGNAMYFISSGAVEVVLPDRRIRLGRGDFFGEMALLDGAPRRADVVALTYCTLLELRSGDFSKFLKANPHISDRIDQVARERGVKRVA; encoded by the coding sequence TTGAACGATCTCATCCTCTTCATCCTGGTCATCAGCGCCCTGCTCGTGGTCGCCAGCGTGCTCCAACCCCTGGCCGATCGGCTGCGCCTGCCCCACTCGGTGCTGCTAGCCGCCATCGGAGTCGCGATCGCCGCCGCCGCGGTGACGCTCGTGCCGGGCAGGGAGCCCCGGATGATCGGCGAGGCGGCCGCGGCCATCGCCGAGATGTCGTTCAGCTCCTCCACATACATCCTGGTGTTCCTGCCGGCGCTGCTGTTCCAGGCGGCCCTGACGATCGACGTCAGGCGGATGATGGAGGACGCGGCCCCGATCCTGCTGCTGGCGGTGGTCGCCGTGTTCGTCGCCACCGCGGTGATCGGGCTGGCGCTATGGCCGCTCGCGGGGGTGCCGCTGGTCGTCTGCCTGATGTTGGGATCGATCGTGGCGACCACCGACCCGGCGGCGGTCATCGCGATCTTCCGCGACATCGGGGCGCCGGCGCGGCTGGTCAGGCTGGTCGAGGGCGAGAGCCTGCTGAACGACGCCGCCGCCATCGCGATCTTCTATGTCCTGCTGGAGATGATCGTCTCGGGCGACGAGCCCGACCTGCTGATGGGCGCCTGGGACCTGGCGTTGGACCTGGGCGGCGGCACCGTGCTGGGGATCTTCGGGGCGCGGCTGGCGGTGGCGGTGATCCCGCTACTGCGCGGACGGCGCACGGCGGAGGTGACGCTGACCCTGGCGCTGCCCTATCTGATCTATGTCACGGGCGACCATTTCCTGGGGGTCTCCGGCGTCGTCGCGGTGGCGGTGGCCGGGCTGGTGTTCGGCGCGGGCAGCCGCTCCCGGCTGTCACCGTCGGGATGGGCGTACCTGGACGCGGTGTGGGAGCAGGTGGCCTTCCTGGCGGGGTCGCTGGTCTTCATCCTGGCGGCGCTGATGGTGCCGAAGCTTCTGGTGGGCGTCAGCGCGCATGACGGCTTCCTGCTGCTGGTGATGGTCGCGGCGGCGCTGGTCGCCCGCGCCGTGGTGCTGTTCCTGCTGCTGCCGCCGCTGACCCTGCTGAAGCTCAGCGCCAAGATCAGCAATTCCTACAAGCTGGTGCTGACCTGGGGCGGGCTGCGCGGCGCCGTGACCCTGGCGCTGGCCCTGTCCGTGACGGAGGCCCGCGGGATCGAGGGGGAGGAGCAGCGGCTGGTGACCGTGCTGGCGACCGGCTTCGTGCTGTTCACCCTGTTCGTCAACGGCACGACGCTCCGCACGGTGATCAAGCTGCTCGGGCTGAACCGGCTGTCGCCGCTCAACCAGGCGCTTCGCACCCAGGTGCTGGCCCTGTCGCTGGCCGAAGTCCGCGACTCGGTCCAGGAGACCGCCCAGGAATACGAGTTCGCGCCGACCGTCGCCCGCGCGATCCAGAAGCCCTACGACGCCCGGATCGCGGAGGTGACCTCGGGCGGCAGCCTGGAGGAGCGGATCTCCGACCGCGACCGCATCACGCTGGGGCTGATCTCGCTCGCCAACCGCGAACGCCAGCTGGTGCTGGAGCACCATGGCCTCCAGACCGTGTCGAGCGACATCATCGAGGCGCTGCTGCGCAACGCGGGGGAGATCTATGACGGCGCCCGGACCGGCGGCCGGATCGGCTACAACCGCGCGGCGCGCAAGATCCTGCGGCTGCCGCGCGCGTTCCGGTTCGCCTATTCGCTGCACCGCTGGACCGGGGTCGAGCGCCCGCTCGCCCGGCAGGTGTCCAAGCGGTTCGACAAGTTCCTGGTGCGCCGCCTGGTTCTGGAGGAGCTGATCCGCTTCAACAGCCGCAGCCTGAAGCCGCTGCTGGGGGACCGCGTCGCCGAACTGCTCGGCGAGGTGCTGGGCGGCCGGATGGAAGCCTCCTCCAAGGCGCTGGACGCGCTGGAACTGCAATATCCCGAATATGCCGAGGCGCTGAGCCAGCGGTTCCTGCGCAAGTTCGCGCTCCGGCGGGAGATGGCCCGTTACGAGAGCCTGTTCCACGACGGGCTGATCGGCCAGGAGCTGTTCGAGGACCTGCGCCGGGGCGTCGAGGTGCGCCGGCGCGAGGCCGACCGGCGGCCCAAGCTGGACCTGCGGCTCGACAAGGTCGCCCTGATCGCCCAGGTGCCCCTGTTCAACGGCCTGGAGCCCAAGGACATGGCGCGGCTGGCGAAGATCCTGCGGTCCCGCCTGGCGCTGCCCGACCAGACCTTCATCCGCGCCGGGGACCGCGGCAACGCCATGTACTTCATCTCGTCGGGAGCGGTCGAGGTGGTGCTGCCGGACCGCCGCATCCGGCTGGGACGCGGCGACTTCTTCGGCGAGATGGCGCTTCTGGACGGCGCGCCGCGCCGGGCGGACGTGGTGGCGCTGACCTACTGCACGTTGCTGGAACTGCGTTCCGGCGACTTCAGCAAGTTCCTGAAGGCCAACCCGCACATCAGCGATCGGATCGACCAGGTCGCCCGGGAGCGCGGGGTGAAGCGGGTGGCCTGA
- the galE gene encoding UDP-glucose 4-epimerase GalE, whose protein sequence is MSHQETVLVTGGAGFVGSHCVAELVARGYSVVVFDNLQQGHRAAVPAEAELVEGDLASPAALTRLFSAFRFDAILHFASNSLVGESMRNPHLYLHDNVVNALNLVQFAADNGVRRFVLSSTANLFGMPDRMPIDENTEIDPGSPYGESKFMIERILHWADKVHGMHSACLRYFNAAGAHPDGHLGEDHDPETHLIPLVLDVAAGKRPHIEIFGDDYPTHDGTCIRDYIHVSDLADAHVRVLSALDHRSCRYNLGNGRGYTVREVIETARKVTGRDIAVKVGARRPGDPPVLIASSERIRNDLGWDPRFPDLETIIRHAWDWRCRNPHGYESGPVRELIAVG, encoded by the coding sequence ATGTCTCATCAGGAAACGGTCCTGGTCACCGGCGGCGCCGGTTTCGTCGGCAGCCACTGCGTTGCCGAATTGGTCGCCCGCGGCTATTCGGTGGTCGTTTTCGATAATCTCCAGCAGGGACACCGTGCCGCCGTCCCGGCCGAGGCCGAGCTGGTCGAGGGCGACCTGGCCAGCCCGGCCGCGTTGACCCGCCTGTTCAGCGCCTTCCGCTTCGACGCGATCCTGCATTTCGCCTCGAACTCGCTGGTGGGGGAGTCGATGCGCAACCCGCACCTCTACCTGCACGACAACGTGGTGAACGCCCTTAACCTGGTGCAGTTCGCGGCCGACAACGGGGTCCGGCGCTTCGTGCTGTCCTCCACCGCCAACCTGTTCGGCATGCCGGACCGGATGCCGATCGACGAGAACACCGAGATCGATCCCGGCAGCCCCTATGGCGAATCCAAGTTCATGATCGAACGCATCCTGCACTGGGCCGACAAGGTGCACGGCATGCATTCGGCCTGCCTGCGCTATTTCAACGCAGCCGGAGCTCATCCCGACGGGCACCTGGGCGAGGATCACGACCCCGAGACGCACCTGATCCCGCTGGTGCTCGATGTCGCGGCGGGAAAGCGGCCGCACATCGAAATCTTCGGCGACGACTACCCGACCCATGACGGCACCTGCATCCGGGACTACATCCACGTGTCCGACCTCGCCGATGCCCATGTCAGGGTCCTGTCCGCGCTGGATCACCGCAGCTGCCGGTACAACCTGGGCAACGGCAGGGGCTACACGGTGCGCGAGGTGATCGAGACGGCCCGGAAGGTGACCGGCCGCGACATCGCGGTGAAAGTCGGCGCGCGGCGCCCCGGCGATCCTCCCGTCCTGATCGCGTCGAGCGAGCGAATCCGCAATGATCTTGGCTGGGATCCGCGTTTCCCGGACCTGGAAACGATTATCCGGCATGCCTGGGATTGGCGCTGCCGCAACCCTCACGGATACGAGTCCGGGCCTGTTCGCGAGCTGATCGCTGTCGGCTAG
- a CDS encoding MarR family transcriptional regulator — protein sequence MNGISRPETAAVNQVSDSADEQRPGRIPATAIYHDIARIVERMHRRFLDVVRVELGRVGIDDISPVQVLMLMNIGTEELSVRDLMERGYYLGSNASYNLKQLVETGYVDRAPSLRDRRSARLRLSEKGMSLCGELRRLEATQADALIRTDDDNADFDTTYRTLRRLERAWSDIIRYDERDFD from the coding sequence ATGAACGGCATTTCCCGCCCCGAAACCGCGGCCGTCAACCAGGTTTCCGACAGCGCCGACGAGCAGCGGCCGGGGCGGATCCCCGCGACCGCGATCTACCACGACATCGCCCGCATCGTCGAGCGCATGCACCGTCGTTTCCTCGACGTGGTCCGCGTCGAACTGGGGCGGGTCGGCATCGACGACATCAGCCCCGTCCAGGTGCTCATGCTGATGAACATCGGGACCGAGGAACTGTCGGTGCGCGACCTGATGGAGCGCGGGTACTATCTCGGCTCCAACGCATCCTACAACCTGAAACAGTTGGTCGAGACCGGCTACGTCGACCGCGCCCCCTCGCTGCGCGACCGCCGGTCGGCCCGGCTGCGCCTGTCGGAGAAGGGCATGAGCCTGTGCGGCGAACTGCGGCGGCTGGAGGCGACCCAGGCCGACGCCCTGATCCGCACCGACGACGACAACGCCGATTTCGACACCACGTACCGCACCCTGCGCCGGCTTGAGCGCGCCTGGAGCGACATCATCCGCTACGACGAGCGGGATTTCGACTAG
- a CDS encoding GMC oxidoreductase translates to MSDGTVIDSDICIVGAGAAGITLAMELIGHNFSVNLLESGGLDFEDDVQALNDGDCVSEHKVDLLWSRLRYFGGTTGHWGGNCAPLDERDFEARSWVPDSGWPIAKKDLARFYPRAYRYCELPSDDYSVEHWTEVSEKFRKSRIPVGGESIGEKLFLKSPPTRFGDVYRADLAKPDSQCTVYLHANVVEIETGEDASEVLGLRTRDVGGRGCRFTARIFILASGIENARLLLLSNKVRPNGLGNDHDVVGRYFMAHTTIRTGRAMLEVPKETVRYYGLDSWASRFESGGAPFVNALQPTYEVQQREGMLNSVVFFDESYEGEHAPGFVALRKMVKQIIQGRMPDRLGENLGKVIGDLDSVARALYARASGNSAYRALELRYFAEQAPNRDSRVMLGPDRDALGQNRLVLDWRLQQIDKHTILQTQDLVAREFGRLGVGRLQVEFENEDDPWPKNVDSSAHFMGTTRMSKDPRHGVVDENCRVHGVRNLYVAGGSVFPTAGATMVTMNIVTLAVRLADHLIGKLA, encoded by the coding sequence TTGTCCGATGGGACGGTGATCGACTCCGACATTTGCATCGTGGGAGCCGGTGCGGCTGGTATCACGCTGGCCATGGAACTGATCGGCCACAACTTCTCGGTCAACCTGCTGGAGAGCGGCGGGCTCGACTTCGAAGACGACGTCCAGGCGCTGAACGACGGCGACTGCGTCAGCGAGCACAAGGTCGATCTCCTGTGGAGCCGCCTGCGCTATTTCGGTGGCACGACCGGCCATTGGGGCGGCAACTGCGCGCCGCTCGACGAACGCGACTTCGAGGCCCGTTCCTGGGTGCCCGACAGCGGCTGGCCAATCGCCAAGAAGGATCTGGCGCGGTTCTACCCGCGGGCATACCGCTACTGCGAGTTGCCGTCCGACGATTATTCGGTCGAGCACTGGACCGAGGTTTCCGAGAAGTTCCGCAAGAGCCGGATTCCGGTCGGCGGCGAGTCGATCGGGGAGAAGCTGTTCCTGAAAAGCCCGCCGACCCGTTTCGGCGATGTCTACCGCGCCGATCTCGCCAAGCCGGACAGCCAGTGCACTGTCTATCTCCACGCCAACGTCGTAGAGATCGAGACCGGGGAGGACGCGTCCGAGGTCCTGGGGCTCCGGACCCGCGACGTGGGCGGGCGGGGCTGCCGCTTCACCGCCAGGATCTTCATCCTCGCCAGCGGCATCGAGAACGCGCGGCTCCTGCTGCTGTCCAACAAGGTCCGCCCCAACGGGCTGGGCAACGACCATGACGTGGTCGGCCGCTACTTCATGGCGCACACCACCATCCGCACCGGCCGCGCGATGCTGGAGGTGCCGAAGGAGACGGTTCGGTACTACGGCCTGGACAGCTGGGCCTCCCGGTTCGAGAGCGGCGGCGCGCCCTTCGTGAACGCCCTGCAGCCGACCTACGAGGTCCAGCAGCGGGAAGGCATGCTGAACAGCGTCGTGTTCTTCGACGAGTCCTACGAAGGGGAGCACGCGCCGGGCTTCGTGGCTCTGCGCAAGATGGTCAAGCAGATCATCCAGGGCCGCATGCCCGACCGTCTCGGGGAAAACCTCGGCAAGGTGATCGGCGACCTGGATTCGGTCGCCAGGGCGCTCTATGCCCGGGCCAGCGGCAACAGCGCCTACCGGGCTCTGGAGCTGCGCTATTTCGCGGAGCAGGCGCCCAACCGCGACAGCCGCGTGATGCTCGGTCCCGACCGCGACGCGCTCGGGCAGAACCGGCTGGTGCTCGACTGGCGGCTCCAGCAGATCGACAAGCACACGATCCTGCAGACCCAGGATCTGGTCGCCCGCGAATTCGGCAGGCTCGGCGTCGGCCGCCTGCAGGTCGAGTTCGAGAACGAGGACGATCCCTGGCCGAAGAATGTCGATTCCTCGGCCCACTTCATGGGCACGACCCGGATGAGCAAGGATCCGCGCCATGGAGTCGTGGACGAGAACTGCCGGGTCCACGGCGTAAGGAACCTGTACGTCGCCGGCGGATCGGTGTTCCCGACGGCCGGGGCGACGATGGTGACGATGAACATCGTCACCCTTGCCGTGCGTCTGGCCGACCACCTGATCGGCAAGCTGGCCTGA